Below is a window of Deltaproteobacteria bacterium DNA.
CGCATCAGCAACAAGCTGAGCCTGCCGCTCACTCGACTGCTGGATTAATTGCATTTGCCGCTCGCTCGACTGCTGAATAAGTTGCGTTTGTCGCTCATTCGATTGCTGTATTGCAGCCAAGGCTTGCATGGTGGCACGTTGAGTCCGATCATACCGGTCCCCTGCCTTTTTCCATTCTTCAACATCTTGGCGTAGATATTCCAGGATTTGGTTCTGGGTTTCGAGTAATAGATCTGTTCGCGGTTGTACCCGACGTGGCTTACGAACAGTTGGCATGCGTGGCCTCCTTACCTACGAACCTCATTGAACCTGACAGCACTACGCTGCGCAAGCACCGCCTCGCTGGCACCGCGGAAATTTGCTGATCGGAGATTGGTTATGAGAAGAGGTGTTCCCTTGACCACGCACAGAACTTCGGTCTATGAGGAGATTCAATCTAACGACACGTAAAGGAAACGTATGGCAACTGATCCAAAAGCCTGGCTGTCCTTAACCACAGAACAAGCACTGGACCCGTCCCTCCCTATTGTTGATCCCCATCACCATCTGTGGGATTATCCAAACAATCGTTACCTACTTGATGAATTACTCGAAGACACGCGAGGTGGGCACAATGTCGTCGCCACTGTCTTTCTTGAATGTGTGTCGATGTATCGCAAGAATGGTCCCGAAGAGATGAAGCCGATTGGCGAAACAGAATTTGTCCAAGGGATCGCAGCAATGGCCGCGAGTGGCATTTATGGCAACAACGCAGTTGCGGCAGGTATTGCCAGTCTTGCTGATCTTACGTTGGGCAGTCGAGTACAAAAGGTTCTAGAGGCCCATATCGCCGCGAGCCCCAATCGCTTTCGCGGTATTCGTCATGCCACAAGCTGGAACGAAAGCCGGGATATTCGGAATGCGCACACCAAGCCGACTAAAGAAACAATGTACAGCAAACCATTTCGTGAAGGGTTTGCTGTCTTGCAAAAACTCGGTTTAACCTTCGATGCGTGGATGTATCACAATCAGTTAATGGACCTCGCCGACCTCGCTAAAGCGTTTCCTGATACGACCATTATTCTCGATCATGTCGGCGGCCCGTTAGGTATTGGCCCCTATGCGGGCAAGCAGAGGGAAGTCTTTGAAGAATGGAAACGAAACATAGCGGCAGTTGCCGAGTGTCCAAATGTGGTGGTGAAACTCGGTGGACTGACAATGACGATGTGCGGCTTCGACTGGCATAAACGCGAGAAACCACCGACCTCAGAAGAGCTCGCTAAAGCGAATGGCCCATATTATCTCTACTGCATCGAAAAGTTTAGCGTGAACCGCTGTATGTTTGAGAGCAACTTCCCAGTCGATAAAGCGTCCTGTTCATACACCGTACTGTGGAACTCGTTCAAACGTACGACTGAGAAATTTTCTGCGAGCGAGAAAGCCGCATTATTCCATGATACGGCAGTTCGCGTGTATCGGTTGAAGGAAAATTTGATCTGAAGTAGTCAGCATTCAGTAGTCAGTAAAAAACTATGGGGCTGGGGGCTAGGGGCTGGGGACTAGTTTTTTTCTTACAAGCCCCAAGCCTCGAGCCCCTAGTCCCAAGGGTCTCAAACTAGAAACGAGAAATATTATGAAACTCACCAGCGTTGCCCATACTGGATTCACTGTGAGTAATCTCGATCGTTCATTGGCGTTCTACCGTGATTTACTCGGCATGCAGCTCGTTATGATGCGCGATACCACCGAAGAGTATGTCAGCAAGGTGACCGGGTTCCCGAATGCGCATATAAAAATAGCGTTGCTCAAAATAGCTCCAGATGATTCCCACCTGCTTGAGTTGCTTCAGTACGTTTCGCATCCCGGTGAAACGACCGACCGCGCAACCAATCGTCCTGGTAATGGACACCTCGCGATCAGAGTTGATGATCTACA
It encodes the following:
- a CDS encoding VOC family protein — protein: MKLTSVAHTGFTVSNLDRSLAFYRDLLGMQLVMMRDTTEEYVSKVTGFPNAHIKIALLKIAPDDSHLLELLQYVSHPGETTDRATNRPGNGHLAIRVDDLQAWYQRLSAAGVEFRSSGPVPVSAGVNAGAQAVYMRDPDGFTIELVQPAANA
- a CDS encoding amidohydrolase — its product is MATDPKAWLSLTTEQALDPSLPIVDPHHHLWDYPNNRYLLDELLEDTRGGHNVVATVFLECVSMYRKNGPEEMKPIGETEFVQGIAAMAASGIYGNNAVAAGIASLADLTLGSRVQKVLEAHIAASPNRFRGIRHATSWNESRDIRNAHTKPTKETMYSKPFREGFAVLQKLGLTFDAWMYHNQLMDLADLAKAFPDTTIILDHVGGPLGIGPYAGKQREVFEEWKRNIAAVAECPNVVVKLGGLTMTMCGFDWHKREKPPTSEELAKANGPYYLYCIEKFSVNRCMFESNFPVDKASCSYTVLWNSFKRTTEKFSASEKAALFHDTAVRVYRLKENLI